A window of Chitinophagales bacterium contains these coding sequences:
- a CDS encoding DUF1573 domain-containing protein, whose amino-acid sequence MKRLLSLLTALFLLGAVYAQTTPVAEKLEFKETLFDFGKIPQGKPVYHTFLVTNTGSEAIKIDNVQTSCGCTTPEWSKEAIAPGASATIKVGFNAAAGGIFEKYITVLYSGNQTKQVIIKGEVWKAPDGSAPANASVQLLKQKNQ is encoded by the coding sequence ATGAAACGACTTCTTTCCCTTTTAACGGCCCTTTTCCTGCTGGGTGCTGTTTATGCACAAACCACACCGGTAGCAGAAAAGCTGGAGTTTAAAGAGACCCTGTTTGACTTTGGCAAGATCCCCCAGGGCAAGCCGGTTTACCATACTTTTTTGGTGACCAATACGGGGAGTGAAGCCATTAAGATCGATAATGTGCAAACCAGTTGTGGATGCACCACTCCGGAGTGGAGTAAAGAAGCGATCGCCCCCGGAGCTTCCGCCACCATCAAAGTGGGATTTAATGCAGCTGCCGGAGGCATCTTTGAAAAGTATATCACCGTTCTGTATAGTGGGAACCAAACCAAACAGGTTATTATCAAAGGAGAGGTTTGGAAAGCGCCCGATGGCAGCGCCCCTGCTAATGCCTCCGTTCAATTATTAAAACAAAAAAATCAATAG